The following proteins come from a genomic window of Cronobacter muytjensii ATCC 51329:
- the lpcA gene encoding D-sedoheptulose 7-phosphate isomerase, with the protein MYQDLIRNELNEAAETLANFLKDEANIHAIQRAAVLLADSFKAGGKVLSCGNGGSHCDAMHFAEELTGRYRENRPGYPAIAISDVSHISCVGNDFGYDHIFSRYVEAVGREGDVLLGISTSGNSGNVIKAIEAAREKGMKVITLTGKDGGKMAGTADVEIRVPHFGYADRIQEIHIKVIHILIQLIEKEMVKA; encoded by the coding sequence ATGTACCAGGATCTGATTCGTAACGAGCTGAACGAAGCCGCCGAAACGCTGGCTAACTTTTTGAAAGATGAAGCCAATATCCACGCTATCCAGCGGGCGGCGGTGTTACTGGCGGACAGCTTCAAAGCGGGCGGCAAAGTGCTCTCCTGCGGCAACGGCGGTTCACACTGCGACGCGATGCACTTCGCCGAAGAGCTGACCGGGCGCTACCGTGAAAACCGTCCGGGCTATCCGGCGATCGCGATTTCCGACGTCAGCCACATCTCCTGCGTTGGCAACGATTTCGGTTACGACCATATCTTCTCCCGCTATGTCGAGGCGGTAGGGCGTGAGGGCGATGTGCTGCTCGGCATCTCCACGTCCGGCAACTCCGGTAACGTTATCAAAGCCATCGAGGCCGCGCGTGAGAAGGGCATGAAAGTTATCACGCTGACCGGTAAAGACGGCGGCAAAATGGCCGGCACCGCCGATGTCGAAATCCGCGTGCCGCATTTCGGCTATGCTGACCGTATTCAGGAAATTCACATCAAAGTGATCCATATCCTGATCCAGCTGATTGAAAAAGAGATGGTGAAAGCCTGA
- the fadE gene encoding acyl-CoA dehydrogenase FadE: protein MMILSIVATLVLIGALFYHRVSLTLSSLILLAWTAALGAVGLWSLWLLVPLAIILVPLNVTPMRKSLISAPVFRGFRKVMPPMSRTEKEAIDAGTTWWEGDLFRGNPDWQKLHNYPQPKLTAEEQAFLDGPVEEACRMANDFQITHEMADLPPELWAYLKEHRFFAMIIKKEYGGLEFSAYAQSRVLQKLSGVSGILAITVGVPNSLGPGELLQHYGTEAQKNHYLPRLARGLEIPCFALTSPEAGSDAGAIPDTGVVCMGEWQGEQVLGMRLTWNKRYITLAPIATVLGLAFKLSDPDRLLGGEQELGITCALIPTNTPGVEIGKRHFPLNVPFQNGPTRGKDIFVPIDYIIGGPKMAGQGWRMLVECLSVGRGITLPSNSTGGLKSVALATGAYAHIRRQFKISIGKMEGIEEPLARIAGNAYVMDAAASLITYGIMLGEKPAVLSAIVKYHCTHRGQQSIIDAMDIAGGKGIMLGEGNFLARAYQGAPIAITVEGANILTRSMMIFGQGAIRCHPYVLEEMAAAQNNDVNAFDKLLFRHIGHVGSNLVRSFWLGLTNGLTSSSPTRDATRRYYQHINRLSASLALLSDVSMAVLGGSLKRRERISARLGDVLSQLYLASAVLKRYDDEGRQEADLPLVHWGVQDALHQAEQAISDLLRNFPNGAVAGLLSLAIFPAGRRYDAPSDKLDHKLAKILQTPSATRSRIGRGQYLTPSEHNPVGLLEQALQDVMAADPIHQRICKEMGKNLPFTRLDELAKRALKEGRINEDEAAILIRAEESRLRSINVDEFEPDALATQPVKLPETVRKVEAA from the coding sequence ATGATGATCTTGAGTATCGTTGCCACCCTCGTCCTGATCGGTGCGCTGTTTTATCACCGCGTCAGCCTGACGCTCAGCAGCCTGATTCTGCTGGCCTGGACCGCAGCCCTGGGCGCCGTTGGCCTCTGGTCGCTGTGGCTGCTGGTGCCGCTGGCTATCATTCTGGTTCCCCTTAACGTGACGCCGATGCGTAAATCGCTTATCTCGGCACCGGTGTTCCGCGGCTTTCGTAAGGTGATGCCGCCAATGTCGCGCACGGAGAAAGAGGCGATCGACGCCGGTACCACCTGGTGGGAAGGCGATCTGTTTCGCGGCAACCCGGACTGGCAAAAGCTGCATAATTACCCGCAGCCGAAGCTGACCGCCGAAGAGCAGGCGTTCCTCGACGGCCCGGTGGAAGAAGCGTGCCGCATGGCCAATGACTTCCAGATAACCCACGAAATGGCGGATCTGCCGCCGGAGCTGTGGGCGTACCTGAAAGAACATCGCTTCTTCGCGATGATCATCAAGAAAGAGTATGGCGGTCTGGAATTTTCGGCATATGCGCAGTCCCGCGTGCTGCAAAAACTCTCCGGCGTCTCGGGCATTCTCGCGATTACCGTCGGCGTGCCGAACTCGCTCGGCCCTGGCGAACTGCTGCAACACTACGGCACCGAAGCGCAGAAAAACCATTATCTGCCGCGCCTGGCGCGTGGGCTGGAAATCCCCTGCTTCGCGCTCACCAGCCCTGAAGCGGGATCTGATGCGGGCGCTATTCCGGATACCGGCGTGGTCTGCATGGGCGAGTGGCAGGGTGAGCAGGTGCTTGGCATGCGCCTCACCTGGAACAAGCGCTACATTACGCTCGCGCCAATCGCCACCGTGCTGGGTCTCGCGTTTAAACTTTCTGACCCGGATCGTCTGCTGGGCGGCGAGCAGGAACTCGGCATTACCTGCGCCTTGATCCCGACGAACACGCCGGGCGTGGAAATCGGTAAACGTCACTTCCCGCTCAACGTGCCGTTCCAGAACGGCCCGACGCGCGGCAAAGATATCTTCGTGCCGATTGACTACATCATCGGCGGCCCGAAAATGGCCGGTCAGGGCTGGCGGATGCTGGTGGAATGCCTGTCGGTGGGTCGCGGCATTACGCTACCGTCTAACTCAACCGGCGGCCTGAAATCGGTGGCGCTGGCGACCGGCGCTTATGCCCATATCCGCCGTCAGTTCAAAATCTCTATCGGTAAAATGGAAGGGATCGAAGAGCCGCTGGCGCGCATCGCGGGTAATGCGTATGTGATGGATGCGGCGGCGTCGCTTATCACCTACGGCATTATGCTCGGCGAAAAACCGGCGGTGCTGTCGGCGATTGTGAAATATCACTGTACCCACCGCGGACAGCAGTCGATTATCGATGCGATGGATATCGCAGGCGGTAAAGGCATTATGCTCGGCGAGGGCAACTTCCTGGCCCGCGCGTATCAGGGCGCGCCTATCGCGATCACCGTGGAAGGCGCCAACATTCTGACCCGCAGCATGATGATCTTCGGCCAGGGCGCGATCCGCTGCCATCCGTATGTGCTGGAAGAGATGGCGGCGGCGCAGAATAACGACGTTAACGCGTTCGATAAACTGCTGTTCCGTCATATCGGCCACGTCGGCAGCAACCTGGTGCGCAGCTTCTGGCTCGGCCTGACCAACGGCCTGACCAGCAGCAGCCCGACCCGCGACGCCACGCGCCGCTACTATCAACATATCAACCGCCTGAGCGCCAGCCTGGCGCTGCTCTCCGACGTCTCAATGGCGGTACTGGGCGGCAGCCTGAAGCGTCGTGAACGCATCTCGGCGCGCCTGGGCGACGTGCTGAGCCAGCTCTACCTGGCCTCAGCGGTGCTGAAACGTTATGACGACGAAGGCCGTCAGGAAGCGGATCTCCCGCTGGTGCACTGGGGCGTGCAGGACGCGCTGCATCAGGCCGAGCAGGCAATCAGCGATCTGCTGCGTAACTTCCCGAACGGCGCGGTCGCGGGCCTGCTGAGCCTGGCGATTTTCCCGGCGGGCCGCCGTTACGACGCGCCTTCCGATAAGCTGGATCACAAACTTGCGAAGATCCTGCAGACGCCGTCGGCGACCCGTTCACGCATCGGCCGCGGCCAGTACCTGACGCCGAGCGAGCATAACCCGGTCGGGTTGCTGGAGCAGGCATTGCAGGATGTGATGGCCGCCGATCCTATCCACCAGCGGATCTGCAAAGAGATGGGCAAAAACCTGCCGTTCACCCGTCTTGATGAGCTGGCGAAGCGCGCACTGAAAGAAGGCCGCATCAATGAAGATGAAGCCGCTATTCTGATTCGCGCCGAAGAGAGCCGTCTGCGCAGCATTAACGTCGATGAGTTCGAACCGGATGCGCTGGCGACACAGCCTGTAAAGCTGCCGGAGACGGTGCGTAAAGTCGAAGCCGCGTAA
- a CDS encoding amidohydrolase: MSGLKISLMQQPLTWMDGPANLRHFDVLLEKVEGRDLIVLPEMFTTGFAMEAAQASLPEETVVAWMQEKARQTSAMVAGSAALQSERGPVNRFLLVEPQGAVHRYDKRHLFRMADEHQHYVAGEARLIVEWRGWRILPLVCYDLRFPVWSRNRNDYDLALYVANWPAPRALHWQALLTARAIENQAYVAGCNRVGSDGNGHHYRGDSRIINPQGEIIAASDAHQAVRLEAELSLESLNDYRDKFPAWQDADSFTLG, encoded by the coding sequence GTGTCTGGTTTGAAAATATCGCTGATGCAGCAACCGCTGACCTGGATGGACGGGCCCGCTAATCTGCGCCACTTCGACGTGCTGCTGGAAAAGGTAGAAGGGCGGGATCTCATTGTGCTGCCGGAGATGTTCACTACGGGCTTTGCAATGGAAGCCGCGCAGGCGTCGCTCCCGGAGGAGACCGTCGTCGCCTGGATGCAGGAAAAGGCGCGCCAGACCAGTGCGATGGTGGCGGGCAGCGCCGCCTTACAGAGCGAGCGCGGGCCGGTAAACCGGTTTTTACTGGTCGAGCCGCAGGGCGCGGTGCACCGCTACGACAAACGTCATCTGTTCCGCATGGCCGATGAGCATCAGCATTATGTAGCGGGCGAAGCGCGCCTTATTGTTGAATGGCGCGGCTGGCGTATTCTGCCGCTGGTCTGTTATGACCTGCGTTTCCCGGTGTGGTCGCGCAACCGCAACGATTATGACCTGGCGCTCTATGTGGCGAACTGGCCTGCCCCACGCGCCCTGCACTGGCAGGCGCTCCTGACGGCGCGCGCCATTGAGAACCAGGCGTATGTCGCTGGCTGCAACCGGGTGGGCAGCGACGGCAACGGCCATCACTACCGCGGTGACAGCCGCATCATCAACCCGCAGGGCGAAATTATCGCCGCGAGCGACGCGCATCAGGCGGTTCGTCTGGAAGCGGAGCTGTCTCTGGAGTCGCTGAACGACTATCGCGACAAATTCCCGGCCTGGCAGGACGCCGACTCGTTTACGCTGGGGTGA
- the dnaQ gene encoding DNA polymerase III subunit epsilon, with amino-acid sequence MSTAITRQIVLDTETTGMNQIGAHYEGHRIIEIGAVEVINRRLTGNNFHVYLKPDRLVDPEAFMVHGISDEFLLNKPVFGDVVDDFLDYIRGAELVIHNASFDIGFMDYEFGMLNRGIPKTETFCKITDSLAMARKMFPGKRNSLDALCSRYEIDNTKRTLHGALLDSQILAEVYLAMTGGQTSIAFAMEGDGQQQQGDTGIQRVVRQASRLKVVRACDEELAAHESRLDLVQKKGGSCLWRA; translated from the coding sequence ATGAGCACAGCTATTACACGACAGATCGTTCTGGATACCGAAACCACCGGTATGAACCAGATAGGCGCCCATTATGAAGGGCACCGCATTATTGAGATCGGTGCGGTTGAAGTCATTAACCGTCGCCTGACCGGCAATAACTTTCACGTCTATCTCAAGCCCGACCGGCTGGTGGACCCGGAAGCCTTTATGGTTCACGGCATCTCCGACGAGTTTTTGCTGAATAAACCGGTTTTCGGCGATGTGGTGGACGATTTTCTCGACTACATTCGCGGCGCTGAGCTGGTCATCCATAACGCGTCGTTCGATATCGGCTTTATGGATTACGAATTCGGCATGCTCAACCGTGGCATTCCGAAGACCGAAACGTTCTGCAAAATCACCGACAGCCTGGCGATGGCCCGTAAGATGTTCCCGGGCAAGCGCAACAGCCTCGATGCATTATGTTCGCGTTATGAGATAGACAACACCAAGCGTACGCTGCACGGCGCATTGCTCGACTCCCAAATTCTGGCGGAAGTCTATCTGGCCATGACCGGCGGGCAGACGTCCATCGCGTTCGCGATGGAAGGGGATGGGCAGCAACAGCAGGGCGATACCGGCATTCAGCGTGTGGTCCGCCAGGCGTCGCGCCTTAAGGTCGTTCGGGCGTGCGATGAAGAACTGGCAGCGCATGAATCGCGTCTCGATCTGGTGCAGAAAAAGGGCGGTAGCTGCCTCTGGCGCGCCTGA
- the rnhA gene encoding ribonuclease HI translates to MVSVSRTICRVIAVLIALVYVRLGFLLTGSLPEMRKQVEIFTDGSCLGNPGPGGYGAILRYKQHERTFSAGYRLTTNNRMELMAAIVSLEALREHCTVTLSTDSQYVRQGITQWIHNWKKRGWKTADKKPVKNVDLWQRLDAALSQHEIKWEWVKGHAGHPENERCDELARAAAMAPTLEDTGYQPETAAS, encoded by the coding sequence GTGGTTTCGGTATCCAGAACGATCTGTCGTGTAATAGCTGTGCTCATAGCGCTCGTTTATGTCAGACTTGGCTTTTTACTCACAGGAAGTCTACCAGAGATGCGTAAACAGGTAGAAATTTTCACCGATGGATCTTGTCTCGGCAACCCGGGGCCGGGGGGTTATGGCGCGATTCTGCGTTATAAGCAGCACGAGCGTACCTTTAGCGCCGGCTATCGCCTGACGACCAATAACCGAATGGAGCTGATGGCGGCGATTGTGTCGCTGGAGGCGCTGCGCGAGCACTGCACCGTCACGCTCAGCACCGACAGCCAGTATGTGCGCCAGGGCATCACGCAGTGGATACACAACTGGAAAAAGCGCGGCTGGAAAACCGCCGACAAGAAACCGGTTAAAAATGTCGATTTATGGCAGCGGCTGGATGCGGCGCTAAGCCAGCATGAGATTAAGTGGGAGTGGGTCAAGGGCCACGCCGGGCACCCGGAAAACGAACGCTGTGACGAACTGGCGCGCGCGGCCGCAATGGCGCCAACGCTTGAAGACACCGGCTATCAACCGGAAACGGCAGCGAGTTAA
- a CDS encoding class I SAM-dependent methyltransferase, which yields MKPARTPATLSAPTHWDAFSWGDNYRATLERELQPWLGKMYGFHLLKIGNLSAEINTDACAISHQVNIAQQGDALQVQGDPLHLPFAAKSVDACLLAHTLPWCTDPHRLLNEADRVLIDDGWLIMTGFNPVSLLGAAKLLPFVRKRAPVNSRMFTLMRQMDWLSLLNFELLYYNRCQVLPWCRQGGKMLTKHLPALGCLQVMVARKRTIPLTINPLMKPRARTQLRPAVGATRQYRKP from the coding sequence ATGAAACCGGCAAGGACACCCGCGACACTCAGCGCACCGACCCACTGGGATGCATTTTCCTGGGGCGACAATTATCGCGCGACGCTTGAGCGGGAACTCCAGCCCTGGCTTGGGAAAATGTATGGCTTTCATTTGCTTAAGATAGGCAATCTCAGCGCGGAGATAAACACCGACGCCTGCGCTATTTCCCATCAGGTCAATATTGCGCAACAAGGCGATGCGCTGCAGGTGCAGGGCGACCCGCTGCATCTGCCGTTTGCCGCTAAATCCGTCGATGCCTGCCTGCTGGCGCATACGCTGCCCTGGTGCACCGATCCACATCGGCTGCTCAATGAGGCGGATCGGGTGCTGATTGATGATGGCTGGCTCATCATGACCGGTTTTAACCCGGTGAGCCTGCTGGGCGCGGCCAAACTCCTGCCGTTCGTTCGCAAACGCGCGCCGGTGAATAGCCGGATGTTTACCCTGATGCGCCAGATGGACTGGCTGTCGCTGCTTAACTTTGAGCTGCTCTATTATAACCGTTGTCAGGTGCTGCCCTGGTGTCGGCAGGGCGGCAAAATGCTGACGAAACATTTGCCTGCGCTGGGCTGTTTGCAGGTGATGGTGGCGCGCAAGCGCACCATCCCGCTGACGATCAATCCATTAATGAAGCCGCGCGCCCGCACGCAACTGCGCCCGGCTGTCGGTGCCACACGGCAGTATCGCAAGCCTTAA
- the gloB gene encoding hydroxyacylglutathione hydrolase — MNLNSIPAFEDNYIWVLNNEEGQCLIVDPGEAEPVLNAIEENQWRPIAILLTHHHHDHTGGVKELVARFPDLVVYGPEETRSKGAQVIVNDGEKFNILGCDFLAFATPGHTLGHFSYFSFPYLFCGDTMFSGGCGRLFEGTPAQMYQSFQKINALPDETLICCAHEYTLSNLKFLVAILPNDPVLTQYYREVNELRAKNQKTLPSILKNERQINLYLRLEDDDLIGKINADLRLSSPEERFAWLRSKKDNF, encoded by the coding sequence ATGAATCTTAACAGTATTCCTGCTTTCGAGGATAACTACATCTGGGTGTTAAATAATGAAGAAGGGCAATGCCTGATTGTCGACCCGGGCGAGGCGGAACCGGTATTGAACGCTATTGAAGAAAACCAATGGCGGCCGATTGCGATTTTACTGACCCATCATCATCACGATCACACCGGTGGGGTAAAAGAATTAGTGGCGCGTTTTCCCGATCTCGTTGTGTACGGGCCAGAAGAGACCCGTAGCAAAGGCGCGCAGGTTATAGTCAACGATGGCGAGAAGTTCAACATTCTGGGCTGTGATTTCCTCGCGTTCGCCACGCCAGGTCACACTTTAGGACATTTCTCATATTTCAGTTTCCCTTATCTGTTTTGTGGCGACACCATGTTCTCTGGCGGTTGTGGACGCCTGTTTGAAGGCACGCCAGCGCAGATGTACCAATCCTTCCAAAAGATAAACGCCCTGCCCGACGAAACGCTTATTTGCTGCGCCCACGAGTACACATTAAGCAATCTTAAGTTTTTAGTGGCTATTTTGCCGAACGATCCGGTTTTAACCCAATATTATCGAGAAGTTAATGAGTTACGTGCGAAAAATCAAAAAACACTCCCCTCAATTCTTAAAAATGAGCGCCAAATAAATCTTTACCTCCGTCTTGAAGATGATGATTTGATTGGGAAAATTAATGCAGATCTGCGGTTGTCCTCTCCTGAAGAGAGATTTGCATGGTTAAGGTCAAAGAAAGATAACTTCTAA
- the mltD gene encoding murein transglycosylase D, with translation MKAKAILLASVLLVGCQASQHDGSVQQHAQSLSAAGQGEAGKFAGRAASARWMDDGTFLAQDQDLWTFIGDELKMGIPENDRIREQKLKYLSNKSYLHDVTLRAEPYMYWIAGQIKKRNMPMELVLLPIVESAFNPHATSGANAAGIWQIVPSTGRNYGLKQTRNYDARRDVVASTTAALNMMQRLNRMFDGDWLLTVAAYNSGEGRVMKAMKANKARGMPTDFWSLSLPQETKIYVPKMLALSDILKNSKRYGVRLPTTDESRALARVKVNNPVEMEQLAEMAGISVNKLKTFNAGVKGSTLGVSGPQYVMVPQKHAQQLRTSLAAGEIAAVQPTLVADNSLSARTYKVRSGDTLSAIAARMNVSTKDLQRWNNLRGAKLKPGQTLSVGTVSSSGELASNNDSITYKVRKGDSLSSIAKRHGVNIKDVLRWNSDTDNLQPGDQITLFVKNSSTPDS, from the coding sequence ATGAAGGCAAAAGCGATCTTACTCGCCTCTGTCCTGCTTGTGGGGTGCCAGGCGTCGCAACACGACGGCAGCGTCCAACAGCATGCACAGAGCCTTTCTGCGGCTGGTCAAGGGGAAGCAGGAAAGTTCGCTGGTCGAGCGGCTTCTGCGCGGTGGATGGATGATGGAACTTTCCTCGCGCAAGATCAGGACCTGTGGACTTTCATTGGCGACGAGCTAAAGATGGGGATTCCGGAAAATGACCGGATCCGCGAACAAAAACTGAAGTACTTGAGTAATAAGAGCTATCTCCACGATGTAACTTTACGGGCAGAGCCGTATATGTACTGGATAGCCGGGCAGATTAAGAAACGTAATATGCCAATGGAACTGGTACTACTACCCATAGTGGAGAGCGCTTTTAACCCCCACGCGACATCTGGCGCGAATGCCGCAGGCATCTGGCAGATTGTCCCGAGCACGGGGCGGAATTATGGTTTAAAACAGACCCGAAATTACGACGCGCGTCGTGATGTGGTGGCGTCCACAACTGCCGCACTGAACATGATGCAACGTCTGAACCGTATGTTTGACGGCGACTGGTTACTGACCGTCGCGGCCTATAACAGCGGTGAAGGTCGTGTAATGAAGGCAATGAAAGCGAATAAAGCACGTGGCATGCCCACGGATTTTTGGTCGCTCTCACTGCCACAGGAAACCAAAATTTACGTGCCGAAAATGCTGGCGCTGAGTGACATACTCAAAAACAGCAAAAGGTATGGGGTGCGTTTACCGACAACGGATGAAAGCCGTGCGCTGGCTCGCGTGAAGGTAAATAATCCGGTGGAAATGGAACAGCTGGCGGAAATGGCCGGGATTTCAGTGAATAAGCTGAAAACCTTCAATGCGGGCGTTAAGGGCTCTACCCTCGGCGTGAGCGGGCCTCAGTACGTCATGGTGCCGCAGAAGCATGCGCAGCAGTTGCGTACGTCTCTGGCAGCGGGTGAAATTGCTGCGGTTCAGCCGACGCTGGTTGCCGATAATTCACTGTCTGCGCGCACTTATAAAGTGCGTTCCGGCGATACGCTTTCTGCAATTGCCGCCCGGATGAACGTCAGCACCAAAGATTTGCAGCGCTGGAACAATCTGCGCGGCGCGAAGCTGAAGCCAGGCCAGACGTTGTCCGTTGGCACAGTCAGTAGCTCAGGCGAGCTGGCGAGCAACAATGACAGCATCACCTACAAAGTGCGTAAGGGCGATTCGCTCTCAAGCATAGCTAAGCGTCACGGCGTAAACATTAAGGATGTGTTGCGCTGGAACAGCGATACGGACAATCTGCAACCGGGCGATCAAATCACCCTGTTTGTGAAGAACAGTTCGACGCCCGATTCCTGA
- a CDS encoding class I SAM-dependent methyltransferase, with protein sequence MATHSHHDNVEKQFGSQAKAYLTSQVHATGRDLRQLRERLAAFAQARVLDLGCGAGHASFAAAEQVREVVAYDLSSSMLAVVAEAARERGFSHLSTCQGHAESLPFEAESFDIVISRYSAHHWHDVGLALREITRVLKPGGTVIMMDILSPGHPVLDIWLQTVEALRDTSHVRNYASGEWLSMFNQAGLITRNVDTDRLELEFSSWIARMRTPEVLTQAIRAYQRSASAGVQRYFALQEDGSFTSDTIMIEASKAA encoded by the coding sequence ATGGCAACACACTCTCATCACGATAATGTAGAAAAGCAGTTCGGCTCGCAGGCGAAAGCCTATTTAACCAGTCAGGTACATGCCACGGGGCGCGATCTCCGACAGTTGCGTGAGCGCCTGGCCGCATTTGCGCAGGCGCGAGTGCTCGATCTCGGTTGCGGGGCAGGGCACGCCAGCTTTGCCGCAGCAGAGCAGGTGCGAGAGGTTGTCGCTTATGATTTATCCTCCTCAATGCTTGCTGTGGTAGCGGAGGCGGCGCGCGAGCGCGGTTTCAGTCACCTGTCGACATGTCAGGGGCATGCGGAGTCTTTGCCATTTGAGGCGGAAAGCTTTGATATTGTGATAAGCCGTTATTCAGCGCACCACTGGCATGATGTGGGCCTCGCGCTGCGCGAGATAACGCGCGTCCTGAAACCCGGCGGTACCGTCATCATGATGGATATTCTTTCGCCCGGCCATCCGGTTCTGGATATCTGGCTGCAGACCGTCGAAGCGCTGCGTGATACCTCACACGTCCGTAACTATGCCAGCGGTGAATGGTTATCGATGTTTAATCAGGCAGGGCTTATCACACGCAACGTCGACACCGATCGACTGGAACTGGAATTCAGTAGCTGGATTGCGCGCATGCGTACGCCTGAAGTACTCACGCAGGCGATCCGCGCTTACCAGCGCAGCGCGTCGGCCGGGGTGCAGCGTTATTTTGCGCTGCAGGAGGACGGCTCTTTCACCAGCGATACGATCATGATTGAGGCGAGTAAAGCGGCGTAA
- a CDS encoding endonuclease/exonuclease/phosphatase family protein → MRKHTYAMRYVAGQPAERILAPGSFASIGKALPAGEPLPGDGSLRVLVWNIFKQQRAEWLSVLQNFGKEAHLVLLQEAQTTPELVRFATTNYLAADQVPAFVLPQHPSGVMTLSAAHPVYCCPLREREPILRLSKSALVTVYPLPDGRLLMVVNIHAVNFSLGVDVYSKQLGPIGDQIGHHSGPVIMAGDFNAWSRPRMNALYRFAREMSLREVRFTDDQRRRAFGRPLDFVFYRGLAVQEASVLVTRASDHNPLLVEFSPGKPEQK, encoded by the coding sequence GTGCGAAAACATACTTATGCCATGCGCTATGTCGCCGGTCAGCCAGCAGAACGCATTCTGGCGCCAGGATCGTTTGCGAGTATAGGGAAGGCATTACCCGCCGGAGAACCCTTGCCTGGAGACGGCTCACTCAGAGTCCTGGTCTGGAACATCTTTAAGCAGCAGCGCGCTGAGTGGCTCTCGGTCCTGCAAAATTTTGGTAAAGAGGCGCATCTGGTGCTGTTGCAGGAGGCCCAGACAACACCGGAGCTGGTGCGATTCGCCACCACCAACTATCTGGCGGCAGATCAGGTGCCGGCTTTTGTGTTGCCGCAGCATCCGTCAGGAGTAATGACGCTTTCTGCTGCTCATCCCGTTTACTGCTGCCCGCTGCGCGAGCGCGAGCCAATCCTGCGCCTCTCTAAATCCGCGCTGGTGACGGTCTATCCACTGCCGGATGGCCGCCTGCTGATGGTAGTTAACATCCATGCGGTTAATTTCAGTCTTGGGGTAGATGTCTACAGCAAACAGCTGGGGCCTATCGGCGATCAGATTGGTCATCACAGCGGCCCGGTGATCATGGCAGGCGATTTCAACGCCTGGAGCCGCCCGAGAATGAACGCGTTGTACCGCTTCGCGCGCGAAATGTCGCTGCGTGAAGTCCGTTTTACCGATGACCAGCGTCGCCGCGCGTTCGGTCGTCCACTCGATTTTGTGTTTTATCGCGGCCTGGCTGTCCAGGAAGCCTCCGTGCTGGTCACCCGCGCCTCCGATCACAACCCGCTACTCGTCGAATTCAGTCCCGGCAAACCTGAGCAGAAGTAA